Below is a genomic region from Alkalinema sp. FACHB-956.
CCCACTGCCTGCCAATTGGTCAGTTGCCCGGTGTAAATGGCCTTCAATTGATCGAGGGTCAGTCCTGGTACATTCAAGCTAGGATTGACCGCCACCGCCAAGCCATCGATCGCCACTGGAATTTCTAGCAAGTTCAGTCCCAATTGTTGTGCCTGCTGTTGTTCCTTTGTATTCACGGGGCGCGACGTTTGGGCAAATTCAATTTGCCGATTCAATAACATTTTGATGCCGCTACTGGTACTGGCAGCTTCCCCGCTAGGATTGACATAGCTGAGGCGAAATTCCGATCGAGCCGTCTGAAGGGCGGAATCTACTGAAAGGCGAATCGGAGCCCAGGAGGTGCTACCCCCATAGCGAAATTGTCCCGATGGAACATCCTTGACGGCACTCAACGGCTGATTGTTATTGCTATTCGTTCCCGTACTTGTCCCCGAATTGCTGCCATTTTGCAAGACCTGTCCCAGATTCTGACCAGATTTCTGCGTAAACCACCAAACTCCACCACCCACCACTCCCACGGTGACCAAGAGTGCGCCAAGTAATGCAGGGACATCATTTTTCTGGGACATAGGTCAACCTAATCCAACATGCGGTGTAAAACAACAGGTGCAAAACAATCAGGTGTAAAACAAAATCAGGTGTAACAACTTTGGCCCAACCTACACAGATTTGGCCCAACCCACCCAGAACCAGGCTTCGAGACAAGACTATGCTTTAAGGCAAGGTTTATCGGGAAGCTGCTTTATTTTAGAGGGCGGATCTCAGTTTGCCCCAAGTCTCTGGCGATACAGTCACGAAACGAAAACTCAGCCAACAAAAACTCAGCCAACAAAAACTCAGCAACGACTCGTGAGATAGGCTGGATTTTGGCAAGATTGCGGGGTCTTCAAAAGAAAATCCCCAGCAAACGGTAAACCAGCAGAAAGAAAATCGTCACAATCAAGCATCCGCCTGCCAGCAACAGCGCCCCCATCCAATAGACCAAGCTAGGACGCAGAAACCACCACACCAATCCTCCCGTCAACCCGGCAAGAATGACCAAATCAACTTTCTCGATCGTGCGGCGATATTGCAGAAAGACCACAAGGAGCGCTAGGGCCAGCCAAGCGATCGCCCGTGCTTCTAACGGAATCGGTAACGGCAACCGATAGAGTACGATCGCCAACAACCCACCCTCAAAGCCCGTAAAGGCGGCACTGCCTAAAATCGCTAAGGTCGATCGGGGGGGGACCGTGGGCACGATCGCGGGTGTGGACTGAACGGCTGCTTTCTGGGCTGCTTTCTGGGCTGCTTTCTGGGCCGCCTTCT
It encodes:
- a CDS encoding PstS family phosphate ABC transporter substrate-binding protein, with the protein product MSQKNDVPALLGALLVTVGVVGGGVWWFTQKSGQNLGQVLQNGSNSGTSTGTNSNNNQPLSAVKDVPSGQFRYGGSTSWAPIRLSVDSALQTARSEFRLSYVNPSGEAASTSSGIKMLLNRQIEFAQTSRPVNTKEQQQAQQLGLNLLEIPVAIDGLAVAVNPSLNVPGLTLDQLKAIYTGQLTNWQAVGGPNLPIVPLSRKPGSGGTVDLFMESVLGGGSFSPGVQFVDTTTQALQRLGATAGSIYFASAPEVVPQCTIKPLPLGRAAGQFVPPYREPLIDSSQCPAQRNQLNHQAFQNGDYPLTRNLYVVFKQDGQRSQQVGQAYANLLLSGQGQGLLEQTGFVRIR